One window of Patescibacteria group bacterium genomic DNA carries:
- a CDS encoding O-antigen ligase family protein, giving the protein MVNNRENLFKITAIISLVSLALVLLSSFLSLPFYYLVFAIVFFSIILIKMEYGIYLIALFLPVVNWNFEYSGLRIPLIDLLAVSVFFGYFFQNFLARDFSHIKFPHLFSFSLFFIVTILSSIFSDNIFSSIWYSLRWILFFYLVFIALPYNVIKNEKILKNTFIFFSFSVLAVSLMGLLSIFSQDWVNTLARVKPLSIFGIFLIGENQNLMVETLLPGIFILIALKYWTKNKFQKRFINVLILFVGFILLLTFSRGAWLSLFIVSIVSSFIYFRESVVKFLIPLFLVLILLFPLGLYMINLQTTYSVGTSSNNSRILLSEIAWDGFRENPILGKGTGEFFNVVAQNIRFRTNYGEPVDSHGVLQKILLENGSLGIITFFIFVFAIYRKFFGTLKDRKFISLYLPLIGAVTSVFIFELFNTSYYKGKLWFVVALALVTIKLIEEKKIYAK; this is encoded by the coding sequence ATGGTAAATAATAGGGAAAATTTATTTAAAATTACTGCAATTATATCGCTAGTGAGCTTAGCGCTTGTTTTGTTGTCTAGTTTTCTGTCTTTGCCTTTTTATTATTTAGTTTTTGCTATAGTATTTTTTTCAATTATTTTAATTAAAATGGAGTATGGAATATATTTAATAGCTTTATTCCTGCCCGTTGTTAATTGGAATTTTGAATACTCTGGGCTGAGAATTCCGTTAATAGATTTATTGGCTGTTTCTGTATTTTTTGGGTATTTCTTTCAAAATTTTTTAGCTCGTGATTTCAGTCACATAAAATTTCCTCACTTATTTTCATTTTCTTTATTTTTTATAGTAACAATATTATCAAGCATATTTTCGGATAATATATTTTCTAGCATTTGGTACTCGCTTAGGTGGATTCTATTCTTCTACTTAGTATTTATTGCCCTTCCTTATAACGTGATAAAGAATGAAAAGATATTAAAAAATACTTTTATATTTTTTAGTTTTTCAGTTTTGGCCGTGTCGTTGATGGGTTTATTGTCAATTTTCTCTCAAGATTGGGTGAATACCCTGGCACGCGTAAAACCCTTGAGTATATTCGGTATATTTTTAATCGGGGAAAATCAAAATTTAATGGTAGAAACGTTATTACCAGGAATTTTTATTTTAATTGCTCTTAAATATTGGACCAAGAATAAGTTCCAAAAAAGGTTTATTAATGTTTTGATATTGTTTGTCGGATTTATTTTGCTTCTTACTTTTTCAAGAGGTGCTTGGCTTTCTTTGTTCATCGTAAGCATAGTATCTTCATTCATCTACTTCAGGGAAAGTGTAGTGAAATTTTTGATTCCATTGTTTTTAGTCTTAATCCTTTTATTCCCACTTGGTCTATACATGATAAATTTGCAAACAACCTATAGTGTGGGAACAAGCTCTAATAACAGTAGAATCTTATTGAGCGAAATTGCCTGGGATGGCTTTAGAGAAAACCCGATTCTCGGAAAAGGAACAGGGGAGTTTTTCAATGTTGTCGCTCAAAATATCCGTTTTAGGACAAACTATGGAGAACCAGTTGATTCCCACGGTGTTTTACAAAAAATATTACTTGAAAATGGTAGTCTAGGAATCATAACTTTTTTTATTTTTGTGTTTGCAATATATAGAAAGTTTTTTGGAACATTGAAAGATAGAAAATTTATTAGCCTATATCTACCTTTGATAGGGGCGGTTACTAGCGTTTTCATATTTGAGTTGTTCAATACTTCGTATTATAAAGGGAAGTTATGGTTTGTCGTTGCCTTAGCCCTTGTCACAATAAAGTTAATAGAAGAAAAAAAAATATATGCAAAATAA